The genomic DNA AGAAGGGTCCCGTGCACGTGCTCGATCAGATCGCGAGCGCGGTGCCGCCCCGGCTGTGGATCCAGGAGTTCGCGGAAAACGGATCGTCGATGACGGTCGTGGGGACGACGACGGACCACCAGCAGATCTCGGCATTCATGGACAATCTGGAAAAGTCGCCGTTCTTCAGCGGCGTGGAGCTGACAAGCGCGATGATCGGCGCCGCCAAGGGCGCGACCCCGGCGAACGTGGACGCGGGCCAGACGCTCAAGAGCTTCCAGCTCAGCGCGGCGGTCCAGATTCCGAAAGACCTGAAGTGACGCGCGCGATGACGGGCCTTCTGAGGGCAAGGGGCTGATCGATGGCGAACTCGAAGAAGATTCTCATCGTCGTTTTCCTCGTGGCCGCGGTTTGCGCCGCGTATCTGTTTTTCTTTCTCCTGCCCAAGAACGACGAGATCAAGCAGCTCGAGGACACGCTCGACAAGCGTCAGGACGAGCTGGCCGAGAAGCAGCGCATCGCCAAGGACTTGGACATGTTCAACCGCCAGGTCACCGAATTGAACGAGCGCCTGCAGGAGTCGCTCAAGCAGCTTCCGGAAGACAAGGAAATCGCGGAAATCCTCCGCCTGCTGTCGCGTCTCGCCGGTATCTCCGGCATCGAGATGACGAATTTCACGG from Deltaproteobacteria bacterium includes the following:
- the pilO gene encoding type 4a pilus biogenesis protein PilO, translated to MANSKKILIVVFLVAAVCAAYLFFFLLPKNDEIKQLEDTLDKRQDELAEKQRIAKDLDMFNRQVTELNERLQESLKQLPEDKEIAEILRLLSRLAGISGIEMTNFTVGAEAPKSMYSEVPIELQLIGGFHNIAIFFDKIGKQERIINISNVKVGQPKVVNGETVVTTTCTATAFRFMAQPPPPPPGEAKKAPEAKKEEEPKPGAKKPGAK